One Sphingomicrobium sp. XHP0239 DNA segment encodes these proteins:
- a CDS encoding DUF885 domain-containing protein, which produces MPALSRRQMLLASGAVTTAALSGCAAPLASTRAAPGDAAAALEGIGQRLLAHKPEEATTLGIDTGANAALRSMLADRSAVGQAAIATTLRRDLALVDRFDLDTLPYDQATSMRVIRSAYGTALDGMALPYGDVPVGGWRNTPYVVIQNVGAYLDIPRFLDSEHPVNDAGDAEAYLARLSSMADQLDGETARMRSAADYGLVPPDFLIDKALPQMRAAHANMRAADGSLVTSLTGRTTDIARDWGVRAREIAQGPLAAAMARQIAEMERQRPMASSQPGMGTRPDGPDFYRWALKASTTTTLTPDEIHELGHQRLREIYAEMDEILNGIGYTSGSVGDRMKALGEDPDYLFPNTDAGRQQLLGFLDDRLEVIRAELPNAFDTLVPGNVEIRRLPPEEEPGAPGAYGGAGSIDGTVPGKFWINLLDTAIHPRFGLPSLLHHEAIPGHVWQGEYANRLPLIRTLLSFGAYSEGWALYAEQLADELGVYEGDRVFKLGYLQSIAFRGCRLVVDTGLHAKGWGREQAVQWFHETNGNAIAEVAPEIDRYCSWPGQATSYEVGHIAINRERDRAQAALGEAYRLKAFDDAVVLGGNVPMDVLAANVGQYIARIRG; this is translated from the coding sequence ATGCCCGCTCTTTCCCGTCGCCAGATGCTGCTCGCCAGCGGCGCCGTCACGACCGCCGCCTTGTCCGGCTGCGCCGCCCCGCTGGCCTCGACCCGCGCCGCGCCCGGCGATGCCGCCGCCGCGCTCGAAGGCATTGGCCAGCGTCTGCTCGCCCACAAGCCCGAGGAAGCCACCACGCTCGGCATCGACACGGGTGCCAACGCCGCGCTCCGTTCGATGCTGGCCGACCGCAGCGCCGTGGGCCAGGCCGCCATCGCCACCACGCTTCGCCGCGATCTTGCGCTCGTCGATCGCTTCGACCTCGACACGCTGCCCTACGACCAGGCGACCTCGATGCGCGTCATCCGCTCGGCCTACGGCACCGCACTGGACGGCATGGCCCTTCCGTACGGCGACGTCCCCGTCGGTGGCTGGCGCAACACGCCCTACGTCGTCATCCAGAACGTCGGCGCCTATCTCGACATTCCCCGCTTCCTCGACAGCGAGCATCCCGTGAACGACGCGGGCGATGCGGAAGCCTATCTCGCCCGCCTGTCCTCGATGGCCGACCAGCTCGACGGGGAAACGGCCCGCATGCGTTCGGCCGCGGACTATGGCCTCGTCCCCCCCGACTTCCTGATCGACAAGGCGCTCCCGCAGATGCGCGCAGCGCACGCCAATATGCGGGCCGCCGACGGATCGCTCGTCACTTCGCTGACGGGCCGCACGACCGACATCGCCCGCGACTGGGGCGTTCGCGCCCGCGAAATCGCGCAGGGCCCGCTGGCCGCTGCGATGGCACGCCAGATCGCGGAAATGGAGCGGCAACGCCCCATGGCCTCGTCGCAGCCCGGCATGGGCACGCGTCCCGACGGTCCCGATTTCTATCGCTGGGCGCTCAAGGCCTCCACCACCACCACCCTTACCCCCGACGAGATCCACGAACTCGGTCACCAGCGGCTGCGCGAGATCTATGCCGAGATGGACGAGATCCTGAACGGCATCGGCTACACCTCGGGTAGCGTCGGCGACCGCATGAAGGCGCTGGGCGAGGACCCCGACTATCTGTTCCCCAACACCGACGCCGGTCGGCAGCAGCTCCTCGGTTTCCTAGACGATCGCCTCGAGGTCATTCGTGCAGAATTGCCCAACGCGTTCGACACGCTCGTCCCCGGCAACGTCGAGATCCGCCGCCTTCCGCCCGAGGAAGAGCCCGGCGCGCCCGGCGCCTACGGCGGCGCGGGGTCGATCGACGGCACCGTCCCCGGAAAGTTCTGGATCAACCTCCTCGATACCGCGATCCATCCGCGTTTCGGCCTTCCCAGCCTGCTCCATCACGAAGCCATCCCGGGTCACGTCTGGCAGGGCGAATATGCCAACCGCCTCCCGCTCATCCGCACCTTGCTCTCCTTCGGCGCCTATTCCGAAGGCTGGGCACTCTACGCCGAACAGCTCGCCGACGAACTCGGCGTCTACGAAGGGGACCGTGTCTTCAAACTGGGCTATCTCCAGTCGATCGCCTTTCGCGGCTGCCGCCTCGTCGTCGATACCGGCCTCCACGCCAAAGGCTGGGGCCGCGAGCAGGCGGTCCAGTGGTTCCACGAAACCAACGGCAACGCCATCGCCGAGGTCGCGCCCGAGATCGACCGCTATTGCAGCTGGCCCGGCCAGGCGACGAGCTACGAAGTCGGCCACATCGCCATCAACCGCGAACGCGACCGAGCGCAGGCGGCGCTCGGCGAGGCCTACCGGCTAAAGGCGTTCGACGACGCGGTCGTCCTCGGCGGGAACGTCCCGATGGACGTGCTCGCGGCGAATGTCGGGCAGTATATCGCGAGGATTCGGGGGTAG
- a CDS encoding NfeD family protein: MDALPPGGWWIVAGFLLVALELLLPGVFLVFVGAAAVATGAFVWAFDLGVTESLVLMALYTTVAVLIGKRMYARPAIDESDGMMNDLSLRVIGRSVVAVRDFDHGEGRVKLGDSEWSARGPSDVKTGDRLEIRAVEGTCLRVGRPRPQIEG, from the coding sequence ATGGACGCGCTTCCTCCAGGCGGCTGGTGGATCGTCGCGGGCTTCCTGCTCGTCGCGCTCGAACTGCTACTGCCGGGGGTCTTCCTGGTGTTCGTCGGCGCCGCCGCCGTCGCGACCGGCGCCTTCGTCTGGGCCTTCGACCTCGGCGTAACCGAAAGCCTGGTCCTGATGGCGCTCTACACCACCGTCGCGGTCCTGATCGGCAAGCGTATGTACGCCCGCCCCGCCATCGACGAGAGCGACGGGATGATGAACGACCTGTCGCTGCGCGTCATCGGCCGCAGCGTCGTCGCGGTGCGCGACTTCGATCATGGCGAAGGACGGGTGAAACTGGGCGACAGTGAATGGAGCGCCCGCGGGCCCAGCGACGTGAAGACCGGCGACCGGCTCGAAATCCGCGCGGTCGAAGGCACGTGCCTCAGGGTCGGCCGCCCCCGCCCCCAGATCGAAGGATAG
- a CDS encoding SPFH domain-containing protein, translated as MEYIVGAIVFVVLVYFAMAIKIVRQGYRYTIEHFGRFTRTALPGFNFVPPVFYRVGHKINMMEQVIDIPGQEIITKDNAMVSVDGVVFFQVLDASKAAYEVSDLYSALLALATTNLRTVMGSMDLDETLSKRDEINARLLSVVDQATEAWGVKITRVEIKDIRPPSDIINAMTRQMKAEREKRAAILEAEGERASNILRAEGQKQSQILEAEGERESAYAEAEARVRLAEAEATATEAVSNAIAGGDRQAINYFIAQKYVDAIGKFATSPNAKTILFPVEATNLIGSLGGIAELSKDILGDDSDKRSPPTQPQVRRSTNDSPQLGSGIPRSGDDS; from the coding sequence ATGGAATATATCGTCGGCGCCATCGTCTTCGTCGTCCTCGTCTACTTCGCCATGGCGATCAAGATCGTGCGACAGGGCTATCGCTACACCATCGAACATTTCGGGCGCTTCACCCGAACCGCGCTGCCGGGCTTCAACTTCGTGCCGCCGGTCTTCTACCGCGTCGGCCACAAGATCAACATGATGGAGCAGGTGATCGACATTCCCGGGCAGGAAATCATCACCAAGGACAACGCCATGGTCTCGGTCGACGGCGTCGTCTTCTTCCAGGTGCTCGACGCCTCGAAGGCCGCCTACGAGGTTAGCGACCTCTATTCGGCACTGCTCGCACTGGCGACCACCAACCTGCGGACGGTGATGGGTTCGATGGACCTCGATGAAACCCTGTCCAAGCGCGACGAGATCAACGCGCGGCTGCTCTCGGTCGTCGATCAGGCGACCGAGGCGTGGGGCGTGAAGATCACCCGTGTGGAGATCAAGGACATCCGTCCGCCCAGCGACATCATCAACGCCATGACCCGTCAGATGAAGGCCGAGCGCGAGAAACGAGCCGCCATCCTCGAGGCGGAGGGCGAGCGGGCCAGCAACATCCTGCGCGCCGAAGGTCAGAAGCAGAGCCAGATCCTCGAGGCCGAGGGCGAACGCGAAAGCGCCTATGCGGAAGCCGAAGCCCGCGTCCGCCTTGCGGAGGCAGAGGCGACCGCGACCGAGGCGGTCTCCAACGCCATCGCCGGCGGCGACCGGCAGGCGATCAACTACTTCATCGCGCAGAAATATGTCGACGCGATCGGCAAGTTCGCCACCTCGCCCAATGCGAAGACGATCCTCTTCCCGGTGGAAGCGACCAATCTGATCGGTTCGCTCGGCGGAATCGCCGAACTGTCCAAGGATATCCTGGGCGACGACAGCGACAAACGCTCTCCCCCGACGCAGCCGCAGGTGCGCCGCTCGACCAACGACTCGCCCCAGCTCGGCAGCGGGATCCCCCGTTCGGGCGACGATAGCTGA
- a CDS encoding HpcH/HpaI aldolase/citrate lyase family protein, producing the protein MTQRKFARRAALFDRPAVLFCPANRASAIDKAKASGADMVILDLEDAVPMEDKPGARDAAIAAVKADWPMPVGIRVNGLGHGCHSADLAAASSSEADFVVLPLVADGEAVGSVAAKCDQPVAAMIETALGVTNIGEIADAAAMLIVGTNDLAADLRLPAGVGREGMMYALERTVMAARARGIAAYDGVHNRIDDAEGLEEATRHGYRLGFDGKTVIHPSHIAPVQAVFAPSEADVERARAILAHAEDRGGAINFEGEMVEAMHVASAKRVLERAGVS; encoded by the coding sequence ATGACGCAAAGAAAATTCGCCCGACGCGCGGCGCTGTTCGACCGGCCCGCGGTGCTGTTCTGCCCCGCGAACCGGGCCAGCGCGATCGACAAGGCGAAAGCGTCGGGTGCGGACATGGTTATCCTCGACCTCGAGGATGCCGTGCCGATGGAGGACAAGCCCGGCGCGCGCGATGCGGCGATCGCGGCGGTGAAGGCTGATTGGCCGATGCCGGTGGGCATCCGCGTCAACGGCCTGGGCCATGGCTGCCATAGCGCCGACCTGGCGGCGGCGAGTTCTTCGGAAGCGGATTTCGTCGTCCTGCCGCTGGTCGCCGACGGCGAGGCGGTGGGATCGGTCGCGGCCAAGTGCGATCAGCCGGTGGCGGCGATGATCGAGACCGCGCTCGGGGTTACCAATATCGGCGAGATCGCCGATGCGGCCGCGATGCTGATCGTCGGAACGAACGACCTGGCCGCCGACCTGCGGTTGCCCGCGGGCGTGGGCCGCGAGGGGATGATGTACGCGCTCGAGCGGACGGTCATGGCGGCGCGGGCGCGGGGCATCGCCGCCTATGACGGGGTGCACAACCGGATCGACGATGCCGAGGGGCTGGAGGAGGCGACGCGGCACGGCTACCGGCTCGGTTTCGACGGGAAGACCGTCATACACCCCTCGCACATCGCGCCGGTGCAGGCCGTGTTCGCGCCGAGCGAGGCCGACGTGGAACGGGCCCGAGCCATCCTGGCCCATGCCGAGGACCGCGGCGGCGCGATCAATTTCGAGGGCGAGATGGTCGAGGCGATGCACGTCGCCTCGGCGAAACGGGTGCTGGAGCGCGCCGGAGTTTCCTAA
- the guaB gene encoding IMP dehydrogenase — protein MAHDIPLALTFDDVLLQPLQSNVLPSATDTASQLTRDIRLKIPLLSSAMDTVTEADMAIAIAQLGGIGVLHRNLSIGQQAGAVRAVKRFESGMVVEPISMRPEQTLAEALELMKANNISGIPVVEQGGKLTGILTNRDVRFAENPDQPVSELMTSENLATVREGTSQEEARRILHQRRIEKLLVTDDEGHLVGLITVKDIEKSVASPDATKDEAGRLRVAAASTVGEKGLKRSEALIDAGVDCIVIDTAHGHNDAVSTAVSDVKKLSNKVQVVAGNVATAAATKALIDAGADAVKVGIGPGSICTTRIVAGVGVPQLSAILDCAEAARSAGVPIIADGGVRTSGDMAKALAAGASSVMVGSLFAGTEEAPGETFLYQGRAYKSYRGMGSVGAMSRGSADRYFQQDIKDHMKLVPEGIEGQVPFKGPVRDIVHQLVGGVKAAMGYTGSATMNDFRERAKFVRITGAGLSESHVHDVAITREAPNYPTR, from the coding sequence ATGGCCCACGACATTCCCCTCGCATTGACCTTCGACGACGTGCTGTTGCAGCCGTTGCAGTCCAACGTGCTGCCGAGTGCGACCGACACCGCCTCGCAACTGACCCGCGACATCCGGCTCAAGATCCCGCTGCTGTCCAGCGCGATGGACACGGTGACCGAAGCCGACATGGCGATCGCCATCGCGCAACTGGGCGGGATCGGCGTCCTGCACCGCAATCTGTCTATCGGGCAGCAGGCGGGGGCGGTCCGCGCCGTCAAGCGGTTCGAGAGCGGGATGGTGGTCGAGCCGATTAGCATGCGTCCCGAGCAGACGCTGGCCGAAGCGCTCGAACTGATGAAGGCCAACAACATTTCGGGTATCCCGGTCGTCGAACAGGGAGGCAAGCTGACGGGTATCCTGACCAACCGCGACGTGCGCTTCGCCGAAAATCCCGATCAGCCGGTGAGCGAATTGATGACGTCAGAGAATCTGGCAACGGTTCGCGAAGGCACCAGCCAGGAAGAGGCGCGGCGCATCCTGCACCAGCGGCGGATCGAAAAACTGCTCGTCACCGATGACGAGGGACATCTGGTCGGGCTCATCACCGTCAAGGACATCGAGAAGTCGGTCGCCAGCCCCGATGCGACCAAGGACGAAGCCGGGCGGCTTCGCGTAGCCGCGGCATCGACGGTGGGGGAGAAGGGCCTAAAGCGGTCCGAAGCGCTGATCGATGCGGGTGTCGACTGCATCGTCATCGACACCGCGCACGGACACAACGACGCCGTCTCCACCGCGGTAAGCGACGTGAAGAAGCTGTCGAACAAGGTGCAGGTCGTGGCGGGAAACGTCGCGACCGCGGCCGCGACAAAGGCGCTGATCGACGCGGGCGCCGATGCGGTGAAGGTCGGAATCGGACCGGGGTCGATCTGCACCACGCGGATCGTCGCGGGCGTGGGCGTGCCCCAGTTGTCGGCCATTCTCGATTGCGCCGAAGCCGCGCGTTCGGCGGGTGTGCCGATCATCGCGGACGGTGGCGTTCGCACGTCTGGCGACATGGCCAAGGCGCTGGCCGCCGGCGCGTCGAGCGTGATGGTGGGCAGCCTGTTCGCCGGGACCGAGGAAGCGCCGGGCGAGACCTTCCTGTACCAGGGCCGCGCCTACAAGAGCTATCGCGGCATGGGCAGCGTGGGGGCGATGAGCCGCGGCAGCGCCGACCGCTATTTCCAGCAGGACATCAAGGATCACATGAAGCTCGTTCCCGAAGGGATCGAGGGACAGGTGCCCTTCAAGGGGCCGGTGCGCGACATCGTCCACCAGCTGGTCGGCGGGGTGAAGGCGGCGATGGGCTATACGGGCTCGGCGACGATGAACGATTTCCGCGAACGCGCGAAATTCGTGCGGATCACGGGCGCGGGCCTGTCGGAAAGCCATGTCCACGACGTCGCGATCACTCGCGAGGCGCCGAACTACCCGACGCGATGA
- a CDS encoding RsmB/NOP family class I SAM-dependent RNA methyltransferase, which yields MRPAARLQAAIEIVDTVIEAARSGGPPADAIVREYFRTRRYAGSKDRRAVREHVYAMIRRSAVPPASGRAAAIGLVDENAEVRDLFDGSDHGPVPIREDEEGAQAGVVPEWIGALLSPLVGEEGRDALLDRAPLDARVNVARADRGTVRNELGGDFTPLSPWGLRFESETRLDDTPAFREGRIEIQDEASQLVALACDPKAGKTFLDLCAGAGGKSLALAAMEPEARIVAADVDKRRLHQLPPRAERAGAVIETLLMNPPREAEALADFHGRTDGVLVDAPCSGSGTWRRSPELRWRLTPDRLDALVETQARILDLAAPLVRPGGRLVYATCSLIEQEGADQIERFLSRHSGWSVHHDLSFGRQSGAGRLLTPGHEGTDGFFIAALLKD from the coding sequence ATGAGACCGGCCGCGCGTCTTCAGGCAGCGATCGAGATCGTCGATACGGTGATCGAGGCGGCCCGAAGCGGCGGCCCGCCCGCCGACGCGATCGTTCGCGAGTATTTCCGTACGCGGCGATACGCCGGGTCGAAGGATCGGCGCGCCGTGCGCGAGCATGTCTACGCCATGATCCGTCGCAGCGCGGTGCCGCCCGCGTCGGGACGTGCGGCGGCGATCGGGCTGGTGGACGAGAATGCCGAAGTGCGCGACCTGTTCGACGGCAGCGATCATGGCCCCGTGCCGATCCGCGAGGATGAAGAGGGCGCGCAGGCGGGGGTGGTGCCCGAGTGGATCGGGGCGCTGCTGTCGCCGCTGGTAGGCGAAGAGGGCCGCGATGCGCTGCTCGACCGTGCACCGCTCGACGCGCGGGTCAATGTGGCGCGTGCGGACCGTGGGACGGTTAGGAACGAACTGGGTGGCGATTTCACGCCCTTGAGCCCTTGGGGACTGCGCTTCGAGAGCGAGACGCGGCTCGACGACACACCGGCGTTTCGCGAGGGCCGCATCGAGATACAGGACGAGGCCAGCCAACTGGTCGCGCTTGCGTGCGATCCGAAGGCGGGCAAGACGTTCCTCGACCTCTGCGCGGGGGCGGGAGGAAAGAGCCTCGCGCTTGCGGCCATGGAGCCCGAAGCGCGGATCGTCGCCGCCGATGTCGACAAAAGGCGGTTGCACCAGCTGCCGCCCCGCGCCGAGCGGGCGGGCGCGGTGATCGAAACCCTGTTGATGAACCCGCCGCGCGAGGCCGAGGCACTGGCCGACTTTCACGGGCGGACCGACGGCGTGCTGGTCGATGCCCCGTGCAGCGGTTCGGGGACGTGGCGGCGGAGCCCGGAACTGCGCTGGCGACTGACGCCCGACCGGCTCGATGCACTGGTCGAGACGCAGGCCCGCATCCTCGATCTCGCCGCGCCGCTGGTCAGGCCGGGCGGACGTCTCGTCTATGCGACCTGCTCGCTGATCGAGCAGGAAGGAGCGGATCAGATCGAGCGGTTCCTCAGCCGACATTCAGGATGGAGCGTGCATCACGATCTTTCATTCGGACGGCAATCGGGGGCGGGTCGACTGCTGACCCCCGGCCACGAGGGCACCGACGGATTTTTCATCGCGGCGCTTCTTAAAGACTGA
- the rsmA gene encoding 16S rRNA (adenine(1518)-N(6)/adenine(1519)-N(6))-dimethyltransferase RsmA encodes MSESAPEPLRDVIRRHGLSASKALGQNFILDRQLLARIAAIPGDLAGAMVFEVGPGPGGLTRALLDTGARVVAVERDARCLPALHELQEESDDRLTLIEGDALEVDAASLTDDALHIVANLPYNIGTQLLVDWLEADNWPPFWASLTLMFQREVAERIVAQPGTSAYGRLSVLSQWRSEARIAMKLAAAAFTPPPKVASAVVHIVPGDAPEGVDPKTLSRLTAAAFGQRRKMLRQSLKGMAGALDALEEVGIDPTRRAETLSVGEFVAIAAKL; translated from the coding sequence ATGAGCGAAAGCGCGCCCGAACCGCTGCGCGACGTCATCCGTCGCCACGGATTGAGCGCATCCAAGGCGCTCGGCCAGAATTTCATTCTCGATCGCCAATTGCTCGCCCGCATCGCCGCCATCCCCGGCGATCTGGCCGGCGCGATGGTGTTCGAGGTTGGCCCCGGACCCGGCGGCCTGACCCGCGCTTTGCTCGACACCGGCGCCCGTGTCGTTGCGGTCGAGCGGGATGCCCGCTGCCTTCCGGCGCTCCACGAACTCCAGGAAGAAAGCGACGACCGGCTCACGCTGATTGAGGGCGACGCGCTCGAGGTCGACGCCGCATCGTTGACCGACGATGCGCTGCATATCGTTGCCAATCTGCCCTACAATATCGGCACGCAACTGCTCGTCGACTGGCTCGAGGCGGACAACTGGCCCCCCTTCTGGGCCTCGCTCACCCTGATGTTCCAGCGCGAGGTCGCCGAACGCATCGTCGCGCAACCGGGAACCAGCGCCTACGGGCGGCTGTCGGTCCTGTCCCAGTGGCGCTCCGAAGCGCGGATCGCCATGAAGCTGGCCGCCGCGGCTTTCACGCCGCCCCCCAAGGTCGCAAGCGCGGTCGTGCACATCGTGCCGGGCGACGCGCCCGAGGGCGTGGATCCGAAAACCCTTTCGCGCCTCACCGCCGCCGCCTTCGGACAGCGCCGCAAGATGCTGCGCCAATCGCTCAAGGGGATGGCGGGTGCGCTCGACGCGTTGGAAGAAGTGGGGATCGACCCGACGCGACGCGCCGAAACGCTCAGTGTCGGGGAATTCGTGGCGATCGCCGCAAAGCTCTAG
- the pdxA gene encoding 4-hydroxythreonine-4-phosphate dehydrogenase PdxA, whose product MDAGLPVALTMGDPAGIGPEIAAKSWRARTAHDLPVFALIGDPAAVRAVWDGPVEEIGTPEAAADVFDHALPVIPVRTERPVEPGRPTEDGARAALQALELGVGLARAGSVGAVVTGPVSKERLYDIGFTHPGQTEFIAERCGVSKTNVAMMLAGPSLRCVPVTGHVALVEVEGLLSTELIVARARATLRGLIRNFGIERPRLAVAGMNPHAGENGAIGREEIDLIEPAVKQLREEGWDVVGPLPADTMFHARARADYDAALAMYHDQALIPLKALHFDEGVNMTLGLPIVRTSADHGTAFGIAGTDVALPDATIAALTMAAEAVRHRASQGNPLPQAIDAPAE is encoded by the coding sequence GTGGACGCCGGGCTCCCGGTCGCACTGACGATGGGCGATCCCGCCGGGATCGGTCCCGAAATTGCGGCCAAGAGCTGGCGTGCGCGCACGGCCCACGACCTTCCGGTGTTCGCCCTGATCGGCGATCCGGCCGCGGTGCGCGCCGTATGGGACGGGCCCGTCGAGGAAATCGGCACGCCCGAGGCTGCGGCCGACGTCTTCGACCATGCGCTCCCCGTCATCCCCGTTCGTACCGAACGTCCGGTCGAACCGGGCCGCCCGACCGAAGACGGCGCCCGTGCCGCGCTTCAGGCGCTGGAACTGGGCGTCGGCCTCGCCCGGGCCGGATCGGTCGGCGCCGTCGTGACCGGGCCTGTATCGAAGGAACGGCTCTACGACATCGGTTTCACCCATCCGGGCCAGACCGAGTTCATCGCCGAACGCTGCGGCGTCTCCAAGACCAACGTGGCCATGATGCTGGCAGGGCCAAGCCTCCGCTGCGTGCCGGTCACCGGTCACGTCGCGCTGGTCGAGGTCGAGGGCCTCCTTTCGACCGAGCTCATTGTCGCCCGCGCCCGAGCGACATTGCGCGGCCTCATTCGCAACTTCGGCATTGAACGTCCCCGCCTCGCGGTCGCCGGCATGAACCCGCATGCGGGCGAGAATGGCGCGATCGGTCGCGAGGAAATCGACCTCATCGAACCCGCCGTCAAACAGCTGCGCGAAGAAGGCTGGGACGTCGTGGGTCCGCTGCCCGCTGATACCATGTTCCACGCCCGGGCCCGCGCCGACTATGACGCGGCGTTGGCGATGTATCATGACCAGGCGCTGATCCCGCTGAAGGCACTGCATTTCGACGAAGGCGTCAACATGACGCTGGGACTGCCGATCGTGCGCACCTCCGCCGATCATGGCACCGCCTTCGGCATCGCGGGAACCGATGTGGCGCTTCCCGATGCGACCATCGCGGCATTGACGATGGCGGCCGAGGCAGTCCGCCACCGCGCGTCGCAGGGCAATCCTCTACCCCAGGCCATCGACGCCCCCGCCGAATGA
- a CDS encoding peptidylprolyl isomerase, with translation MNTLTMMTAALAGLGAMSLSGAAQAQDFNSASGLRLPENIQLFGDTLPSVVKATAIVNGEIITQTDIDQRVALSLIGSDATIGEEDLRRLQQQALRNLIDETLQTQAAIAEEIELPQADIDRSVQRVAENANVSVPELLVLLEQSGSSKRSLDRQIRGELAWYRLQDKKIASGISVGDDEIDAVIEKMEANKGQVEYRVGEIFLSSTPATDDQVRANAEQIIELLRQGVDFRAIARQYSEASHAAVGGLLGWVRPEDLPAELGTALTNMEVGAVTIPIKIPGGYSIMTLSDKRTILAADPRDAVLSLKQVSIPMQADMPEAQIQALLDRFADAAAANQGCGGAERLASDFGGRVVSQDGIVIRDLPPALQAMMADMQIGQATRPFGAVDDAVSTLVICGREDARVNMPSRREIENQKVDERVAMRARRYLRDLRRDAIIDFR, from the coding sequence ATGAACACATTGACCATGATGACCGCCGCCCTCGCGGGCCTTGGCGCCATGAGCCTTTCGGGCGCGGCGCAGGCCCAGGATTTCAACAGCGCGAGCGGGCTCCGGCTGCCGGAGAACATCCAGCTGTTCGGCGACACCCTGCCCTCGGTGGTGAAGGCGACCGCCATCGTGAACGGCGAGATCATCACCCAGACCGACATCGACCAGCGGGTCGCCCTGTCGCTCATCGGCAGCGACGCGACTATCGGCGAAGAGGATCTGCGCCGTCTGCAGCAGCAGGCCCTGCGCAACCTCATCGACGAGACGCTCCAGACGCAGGCCGCGATCGCCGAGGAAATCGAACTTCCGCAGGCCGACATCGACCGTTCGGTGCAGCGCGTGGCCGAAAACGCCAACGTTTCGGTTCCCGAACTGCTCGTCCTGCTCGAACAATCGGGTTCGTCCAAGCGCTCGCTCGACCGCCAGATCCGCGGCGAACTCGCCTGGTACCGTCTCCAGGACAAGAAGATCGCCAGCGGCATCAGCGTCGGCGACGACGAGATCGACGCGGTCATCGAGAAGATGGAAGCCAACAAGGGACAGGTCGAATATCGCGTCGGCGAAATCTTTCTGTCCTCCACCCCCGCGACCGACGACCAGGTCCGTGCCAACGCCGAGCAGATCATCGAACTCCTTCGGCAGGGCGTCGATTTTCGTGCCATCGCGCGGCAATATTCCGAAGCCAGCCATGCTGCGGTCGGCGGTCTTCTGGGCTGGGTCCGTCCCGAAGATCTTCCCGCCGAACTGGGCACCGCGCTCACCAACATGGAAGTCGGCGCCGTCACGATCCCCATCAAGATTCCCGGCGGCTATTCGATCATGACGCTGTCGGACAAGCGCACCATTCTGGCCGCCGATCCGCGCGACGCGGTCCTGAGCCTCAAACAGGTATCGATTCCGATGCAGGCCGACATGCCCGAAGCCCAGATTCAGGCTCTGCTCGACCGCTTCGCCGATGCGGCTGCCGCCAACCAGGGTTGCGGCGGGGCCGAACGGCTCGCCAGCGATTTCGGCGGGCGCGTGGTCAGTCAGGACGGCATCGTGATCCGCGATCTGCCGCCCGCGCTCCAGGCGATGATGGCCGACATGCAGATCGGTCAGGCTACTCGTCCCTTCGGCGCGGTCGACGATGCGGTTTCCACGCTCGTCATCTGCGGCCGCGAGGATGCGCGCGTGAACATGCCGAGCCGACGCGAGATCGAGAACCAGAAGGTGGACGAACGGGTCGCCATGCGTGCCCGCCGCTACCTGCGCGACCTGCGCCGCGACGCGATCATCGACTTCCGCTAG